A window of Primulina tabacum isolate GXHZ01 unplaced genomic scaffold, ASM2559414v2 Contig517, whole genome shotgun sequence contains these coding sequences:
- the LOC142534446 gene encoding mitogen-activated protein kinase kinase kinase 18-like has translation MDWTRGPPLGEGSSAAVYLATSASGDLFAVKSTDVPSSILLQKEHCLISQLSSPYIVKCFGSGTTFENRKPVYNLFLEYVSGGTISEQIAKQGRLLDEGLIQFYAHQILLGLSYLHLNGIVHCDIKGQNILIGEDGGLKIADFGCAKWVESSNFSKEMFAGTPAYMAPEVARCEEQSFPADIWALGCTVIEMATGSNPWPEMKDPASALYRIANSGDVPKIPAWFSNVGKDFLSKCLTRDRKERWTAGELLQHDFLGENCGQIIEFPRKSPTSVMDQGFWDSLEISDSSRNETNIVISSTFESPTNRIKDLFTDVSFSSNFKFPDWAAAEDDDWVTVRCGAEIEECRNQDSEQDSIASESDAFCDEDFQTSVAVEDSLFDCFNDVVISIVDTAPVMCSDDTDEAIFERILMESFSRTHQHFTFSSIFIAFKQKCIML, from the coding sequence ATGGACTGGACAAGGGGTCCTCCGCTTGGTGAAGGGTCCTCCGCGGCGGTGTATCTTGCCACCTCCGCCTCCGGAGATCTTTTCGCAGTGAAGTCCACCGATGTACCTTCTTCTATCTTGTTACAGAAAGAGCACTGTTTAATTTCTCAGCTTTCCTCTCCTTATATAGTTAAATGCTTCGGTTCTGGTACCACTTTCGAGAACCGTAAGCCGGTTTACAATCTTTTCTTGGAGTATGTCTCCGGCGGCACGATCTCCGAGCAGATTGCGAAACAGGGAAGGTTGTTGGATGAAGGATTGATTCAATTCTACGCGCATCAAATTCTTCTGGGATTGAGCTATCTTCACCTGAATGGAATCGTTCACTGTGACATCAAGGGGCAAAACATATTGATAGGCGAAGATGGAGGGTTGAAGATAGCTGATTTCGGCTGTGCAAAATGGGTGGAATCAAGCAACTTTTCGAAAGAAATGTTCGCCGGGACTCCCGCTTACATGGCCCCGGAAGTTGCTCGCTGTGAAGAGCAAAGCTTTCCTGCTGATATATGGGCTTTGGGTTGTACAGTGATTGAGATGGCCACAGGATCTAATCCTTGGCCGGAGATGAAGGATCCCGCATCGGCCCTGTACAGAATCGCAAATTCGGGCGATGTCCCGAAAATCCCGGCCTGGTTTTCGAACGTCGGGAAGGATTTCTTAAGCAAGTGCTTGACAAGGGATCGGAAAGAACGTTGGACGGCGGGTGAGCTTTTGCAGCACGATTTTCTTGGTGAAAATTGCGGACAAATCATAGAGTTTCCTAGGAAATCCCCGACAAGTGTCATGGATCAGGGCTTCTGGGATTCGCTGGAAATATCGGATTCATCAAGAAATGAAACGAATATAGTTATTTCTTCTACTTTTGAATCTCCCACGAACAGGATCAAGGATCTGTTCACAGATGTGTCTTTTTCATCGAATTTCAAATTTCCAGATTGGGCGGCGGCCGAGGATGACGATTGGGTGACGGTGAGATGTGGTGCAGAAATCGAAGAATGTCGGAACCAAGATTCTGAACAAGACTCGATTGCTTCGGAATCTGATGCATTTTGTGATGAAGATTTTCAGACATCGGTTGCCGTTGAGGATTCATTGTTTGATTGTTTTAATGATGTAGTAATTAGCATAGTTGATACAGCTCCAGTCATGTGTAGTGATGATACTGATGAAGccatttttgagagaattttaaTGGAATCCTTTTCTCGTACGCATCAACATTTTACCTTTTCTTCCATCTTTATCGCTTTTAAACAAAAGTGCATCATGTTATAA